Below is a genomic region from Miscanthus floridulus cultivar M001 chromosome 1, ASM1932011v1, whole genome shotgun sequence.
CGGGTCGGTTCGGTTTGTTTGGAACCGTCTGCCTGCCTGGCCAGAACAGGAGGCGAGGTGAAGACCACTTCAGGCTTTGCATGTTTACGCATGTGCTTAATTAAAATGCTCCGCAGACTGTCTCCCATTTCGACACTTCCGCCACTACTGCGTATCATATTACCGAACGCTTAACTCGCTTTCATTTTGCACTGTTGTTGACCTCGGACTCGGGCAAAGTAAACTAGCAGCACACCGTTTTTGAGGCTAGGAATGCAACGTGGTTCTGAGATAAGCATGACGTTTGTTCTAGACAAGGGTACTGTACCTTTTACCTACAAACAGTAAAAAATCACTACTTGGCGTACTAAGTAATGTTCAAAGGAGGCAGGCAATAATTTAGAGGGTGTTAATTTAGAGGGTGTCTGGGACTACTCCTCTCCATGTTCTTCAGCTCTGTTTCAGATTTTTTAGCTAAACAGTTTCAGCTCTGCGCATTATGTTCGAGGAAAAAGGGTGGAGTTTTGAGAGCAGCTAAAGAtgtgctccacaaactctttttTTTTAGAGTTGCTCCACGGTAGAAtttgtggagcagtcccaaacactcCAATAAGTATCAACGAAGTTTGTGATAGATTACTTCAGTTTTCAGTTGTCACTCTAGTTATACTATGCAAGCTTAATTTATTTgttcgcaaaaaaaaaacttaCTGCCATTAATTGTTTAGATTGCTTATTAATCCTATCCAGGTTCGTCAGCCCATTCGATCTGGCCACGTTCGGCGGCGAAATGAACGACCGGTGCCTTACCGGGGCGGATCAGGCCGGGTACGCGTGGATCCGTCGAGATACATGCATCCGCAACCAACGAGCGACGACCGCATCTCACATCCACAGCGACGCAGCCGCCCCGCGGCCCAGGTCAGTCTTCCCACACTTCTCTTCTTCCACATACACGCTCTCCTACTACCAGTCGCCGTTCTCGTTTCACCATGCTTCTGCTTATCAGTCATAATACAgcgtttttctctcacgataaaaTACACGCGAAACTCTCCTACCATACCACACTCGCACTACCAGTCGTCGTTCTCGTTCCACCACCGGCTCAGCTCAGCGAAGGCAAGTTGCGGTCCCCGGCTTCCCCCTCGCATCCTCCGTTGCGTTCGTCCTCCCTCTCTCCCCGTGTCTTCGCCTCCACGTTGACCACGACTTTTTCGTTGCAGTTGCAGCCCTTGCCTGCCTCCTCCACTCCACCACCCACCCGAGTGAGACTCAACCCAACCCGTCCCTAGCCGCCACTCCACCGGCTTCCCACCCACTGCCGGCGCGCCCCCACCGGCCCCGGCGCCCCACCTGTCACTGTGCCGCGTGCGTGCCCACGCCGCGACCACCTCACTTCCCCCACCTACGACGCAACTTCCCACGCCCCATCACACCCGCCACCACTTTAAAACCTCCTCCTCACACCCTCACTCCCCTCACTCACACACCACACCACAGCGAGAGCAAGGCGCCCAAGCAACCACCACCACTccacagccagccagccagccaccgCCAGAACAAGTCGCAGCCAAGAACTCATCTCCACGTCTCCCAGCGAAACCTAAGCTTGAGCTTGCCGTGCCAAGTCTTCCATGGAGCTGCTCCACGCCGTCATCCCGGAGAAGCAGAGCGAGGAGGAGGCGGTCGCGCTGATGGCGcccgcggcggcgacgacgaccacGACCACGAGCAGCAGCGCCACCGCCATGAGCGGCGACGAGGGCGGCCACGTGCCCCAGGGGTGGGCCAAGAAGAAGCGCTCGCGCCGCCAGCGCTCGGAGGAGGAGAACCTCGCGCTGTGCCTCCTCATGCTCTCCCGCGGTGGCAACCACCGCGTCCAGGCGCCGCCGCCAGTCCCGTCCGCGGCGCCGGTCGCCGCGGAGTTCAAGTGCTCCGTCTGCGGCAAGTCCTTCAGCTCCTACCAGGCGCTGGGGGGCCACAAGACCAGCCACCGGGTCAAGCTGCCGAcccctcctcctgctgctgctgtcgtCCCGGCAGCAGTGCCCCTCGTGGAGGTGGAGGCCCCCGCACCGCTCACCGTCGTCCCGCCCCCGCCAGTCGAGGTCGTCGTCCGTGAGCCCGCCACGTCATCCACCGCCGCGTCCTCCGACGGGGCGGCGGCGTCGAGCAGAGTCCACAGGTGCTCCATCTGCCACAAGGAGTTCCCGACCGGCCAGGCGCTCGGCGGGCACAAGAGGAAGCACTACGACGGAGGCGTCGGCAGCAGCGCCGCGTCCACCGCCGCGGCGGCCGCTGAGACGTCCGAGGTGGGGAGCTCCGGGAACGGGAGCTCCGCCGCCCGCGCGTTCGACCTGAACCTCCCGGCCGTGCCGGAGTTCGTGTTCCGGTGCGGCAAGGCCGGCAAGATgtgggaggaggacgaggaggtgcAGAGCCCGCTCGCCTTCAAGAAGCCCCGCCTCCTCATGACCGCGTGAGCCGCTGCGCGGGTCTCATCCGATCCGTCCAAGATTTTGGTCTAGAGCTGCTGCCAAGTTCAGTGGTGGAACACTATTCGTTCGTTCATTCGTATGGTGCCAGTACTATTGTTTGATTTGTTGCTGCTCTTCTTGTACAGTACACAGAGAGAGCTAGTTGTGAGAGATGCATAGTCATCGTACACATACTACACATATATAGGTCGATCTTCCTATTCCTGGAAGAGTATACTTGTATCCTTAGCTGTCAGTATACTGCAGTTCATACATACTTCATTCTCATTAAGAGATGATTtgatgatgtagtgctttgtaaCATATGCTTATTATAAATGGATTGGGGATTAATATGGAATCAGATACTCTCTCGTACGCAGCACTTTGTGTTCATGCCTATGCCTCGGTAGTAGCTTGGTCGATCGATGCTCTTTCGCTTGCCAGCTCAAACCATCGCCTTTGCTTGCTTTAATGGGAAGAAACGGAGCAGTCTGCTTCGCCTCTCAGAAGCAACGTCCTCTTACCTTTTTTTTCGCAGAGTTCTCGGTCGCTAGCTTGGCCACTCATCGTCCTCGCGTACTCAGTGACGTCCATCCCGGCTGGGCTGGCGATAACTTAATCCGGTTCCATCCACGAGCTTCCACCACTTGCTCTGCTGGTTGCGGAGCAGCGACGCCCTGCGCCTGCGGTGCGGCCGCCGCAAGTAGGAACAACAAACCTGGGGCCGTTGCGGCTTCGGGAACGCCGACGGACGGCGCCCACTAGCGGGTGGAACGGCCGCCGACAGCGACGTCGCCCCGCCCGTCCCGCCCGCCCGCCGGTGTTGATAAGTGCATGCCGACTCGCGCCCAGATCGCTTTCGACGCAACAGTTCCCAGCGGCCGGCCGGGGGGCCGCCCGCCCGCATTTGGTGGAACGGAAGCGATGCGGAAAATCTAGGCGCgtctcgcccccccccccccccccccccccctgccgtACGTACGTACGTGCCACCATGATGCTTCCCGCCCACTTCCACGCCGAACCGACccgctggcgctggcgctggctGCCTGGCTGCGTCGTGAGTGACGCGCACGACGTGGTGGTGCCGACGTGCGCCGGTGCGTGCGCGTCCCCGCGGCTCGGTCGCGTATGGGCATGGGCGGGCGTTGAAGAAGCGTGCCCTGGCGTCGACGACGGGGGGGCGGGCGTTCGGCAAGCTTCACGTGGCGTCCTCGCGTCCTGCGGAGCGATTTCGCTGAATATGTCGTGGGCGACCCGCGACGGTGGTGCTGCACACGTCTTTGGAAGAGTTGGGCAGCCAGCTCGGTACGTTTCTGGATGCAGGATATGTTCGCACCGGTAGTTTCGTCCCGGGCTTGCTTTGTGTCATCTTCCGTTCTTTTGTTTTGGGTCCACGCCAGACGCCACGGTGACGTACGCCATGTTTCATTGCAGATTAGGTAAGTTCGCTATGCGATGGGACGggttcatgccatttggagcacGAGTGGTGGTGCTACCGCTCTTGTACTCCTATCTCTCTTCTCCTAATAAACCGCTTGTTCAGTTGGACTTAAAAAAAACACTGTTTAtgctgaaaacactgtttatgctagtttattgtgagagaaaaacactgttctgatcgGAAAAACAAGCCAAACAAGCGAGCTTGTTGCTCAGCCGAACCAGCTGAAAGTCAGCAGAAGCCGGCCAAACATGGCAAGCCCAAAAACAGGAGAATTCCGATCCACCTTCCAACTGATGATGATCTCACGAGTCACGAGCTTTACGAGTCGTGTGGAATGGCTCAGCTGCATGTGCTGGGCTAAACAAGGCCCTACATTAGCTTGCGATCAGGTCAACAGGCCAGGAATAGCTGACGGGCCAGCCTGATTCCGATGCACAATTGTCGCTTCAGCGGCCCGTCTTACTCCAAGGCCTTTCCCGCGCGCTGACGACCTGGGCTCCATTATCTCTTCTCACTGCTCGCCTCTTTCCGTTGTATGGGCTTTTTGCCTTTTTCCAGTGAATTTCCTGGCTCTTGTGACCCATACGTTCCTTCTATTCCTTAGGCTAATATATCTATGGACTTTGTTTTGGGATTACTAAAGACTAAGAAatggagggatagtatttttatggtggttagtcatttttctaagatggcacattttattcctcgATATAAAAGTGACGAcagttcatattgctgacctgtTTTTTTAAGAAATctttcgcttgcatggtatgcatTCTACCATTGTTTCAAATCGCGATGCAAAAATCTTGAGTCACTTTGGgcacactttgtggaataaattggggacaaagctgttgttttctacaactTGTTATCCCCAACTGAGatagtgaatcgaacattgtccaccatgttgagagcaattttgaagcgtaatttgaagatgtgggaagagtgtttaccCCACGTGGAGTTTTTATATAACAGGGCGAAAactccaccaccaaggtaagtcccttTCAGATAGTGTATGAATTTAACCTCCGTGCTCCTATTAATCTTTTGCCTTTATCTACTACTGAAAGAACACATCACAATGCTAAAGAGTGTGCTGAGTTTATTCTTTGCAGCGGGAATCTGAGAAGTATTTTTTTTATGAATGTTAGATGAAAGAAGCAAAAAAATTATGGAATTCAATATAGCTAATGCTGGTAAATTTTATTTTAATGATATATATactcctctattccaaattataagtcattctaactttctCGGAGAGTCAAAccatttcaagtttgaccaaaattatagagagaattacaaagatttggtatactataaaaatataattaatgaaaaatctaacgatacttatttggtatcacaaatgttattattttattatataaaatttggtcaaacttaagatgctttgactctctaaaaaattagaataacttgtaatctgggacagagggagtaagagCTAATGATTTACTGATCCATAGAAGGTCTTTATATTCGTTATTAAAAAAGCCTGCATGTGAACGTAACATCCGAATGGACCTAAAAGGCGTTACTGTTATCAGAAATGGATTCTTGTAGCGACTGAATAATGCCGTACAGGATCTGAGGCAGTATGTGATCTTTACGGGATCTTCTCGGACGTTGTTGAGACAGAAGGTCTGAAGATGCCACATGTCCCTATGCTGCAAATACTGTTGCAGAAAGATGGTATGGTCAGTAGAGTGTTCGTTGGAtctattcggcctgttcgctggtcagtttgtgggctggtttggactagctgttgctggtttgttgtgagagaaaaatattgttggctgactggtttgaACTGGCTGAAACAACAATATCGGTTGGCAGAAGAGGTTGCCACGTACAGACCGGTTGATAACAGCGGCGCACCGGAGTGAGGAGGCCGGAGGCAGGGAAGCGCACAGGGCACAGCGCAGGACTCGGGACCAGCGACTAGTGATTGGAGCGAACAGTGTCCAACTGCTCACAGCCACAGAAGCGGCGACCGCCGACCGGGACAAGTGGCGCCTATATGGGCGAGTGGCAGAGGAAAGGAGGACGAAGAAAGCGCTCACATCGTCCTTGTCCTTGTTGCGACTGCCACGGACGTTCCCGAAGTTGTACGAGGATGTGCTTGCTACGACTACGAGTCATCTCCAGTTTAGAGTGCCAAACCTCAATTTGCACATCTCGATTTTCTTTTCCAAAATCTAAAACGTGTTCTAGGCTTCTACTCGTATCAGTTTAGGTCCTATTTTGatgcaaagtatttttaaagtattAAAGAAATAATATAGTTTTACAAAATACTCAACCTACGTTGATGGTGGAGTTAAGGCAACTAGTCTCTTTAGTATCATTTTGTATTAATATAGAAATAGTGATTTTGCTAAAAAAAAAGCTCCAACAGTTTCTTTAATTAAATCTCTATAAATGTTATCATTCTCTATTTatgatttctcgctagccaaacaTAGAGAACAGAGTTGGCTCTCTGGATATAGAAAAGTCGTTGGCTTGTGAAAAAGTATAGAGAACAATTTTTATTCAAGTGGCTCTCGAAATGAGGATTTGAAGGCTAAGTTTAATAAAAAccattggagatgctcttatactATATCGGGTTCTATCTAATGGACTGTTGCCACCAAATTCAATTGCCTTAGTTTCAaataaatcgttttggtttttctagattcataatTTTTCCTATGTATGTTGAGTTCTTAACATACACACACATGCGGCATTGTAAAAACTGCGTTTTACAATTTGGAACAACGTAAAAGCATCAGAAACAATAGAATATGTGACAGAACCGCATAATCTAATGCCttccaggagtgctcgtcttccattagacactaagcactcaggggagaacactaaataactcggttccgtcggacacaccccaggggagaacccgaaaatccacattttttgccatcaggatcacaaatgagagaataaagcttacatcattcttaaccatttcttacatcactttgcaTGTAACATCATAGTACAATATTTATCATTTATGTCGACAAAAGatgatcggcagtccaccgaggggtatcccatgatgatagatttgtcgtagaggtgagcgagatggtaatacaagcaccaagacacaagatttagataagTTCGGCCGTCGGtatggcgtaatacctacatcatgtgttctgatgtattgcattgagatgtatagaTCGTTGTGTAGATATATGTATCttctccgctaggggacccctgcctctccttatatactctggaggggcagggttacaaggaaagtagcctatttggtactatacaatatcttgcggtgcacgccgagcagcgccgtgcacgccttgatcttgtgggctgggccacctctgatggtgcagcccatgtcttgtcttgtggataccgggggctatacccccacaactagtccccaagcctgacagtaggtgacgtagtcacgtagtgctagggtcagaaagtagaagaccagccgagcaggcaaccagtccccgggcatagcctcgagatgagaacaagcacattcaccgcaaggtgaagtgtgcccacttagttcccgagcctgctggaagatgaagaatgaatcttgaagcagggtcaaagaaaaagaagtctaaaagcttgccgacatcgtctgacatgcgcgtatcaagaccccaaacgtgctgcccaagatcagcaccatgATCTGAACAatatggagcaacttgatagcacaccgatgagacgtagcaagatccgagcagcaagggagtccccgacgtagctggcgctgtccgagcaccgaagagcgaggagtccccggcgtcgctggcgatgaccaagcaccgaagagcgaggagttcccagcgtcgctggcaatgtccgagcaccgaggagtccccgacatcgctgacgatgatcgagcgccgaggagcgaggagtccccagcgtcgctggcgatgaccaagcaccgaggagcgaggagtcctcggtgtcgctggcgatgtccaagcacatAGGAGcaaggagttcccggcgtcgctggcgatgtccgagcaccgaggagcgaggagtccccgatgtcgctggcgatgaccgagcaccgaggagcgaggagtcctcggtgtcgctggccatgtccgagaaccgaggagtccccggcatagctggcgaggtccgaaCACTGGCGTAGCTAGCGTGtccgtgcagtgaagtgtgcccacttagtcctcgagcacgaagaatctgaacaccgaggagtcctcggcgtagctggcaatgaagcacgagcaccgaggagctcccagcgtagctggcgatgtttgagcaccgatgagtccccggcgtagctggcgagaTCCAAgcaccggcgtagctagcgacgtcCGTGTGGTGTAGTGTGCCCAGTAGTCCTCGAGGACG
It encodes:
- the LOC136477502 gene encoding zinc finger protein 1-like, encoding MELLHAVIPEKQSEEEAVALMAPAAATTTTTTSSSATAMSGDEGGHVPQGWAKKKRSRRQRSEEENLALCLLMLSRGGNHRVQAPPPVPSAAPVAAEFKCSVCGKSFSSYQALGGHKTSHRVKLPTPPPAAAVVPAAVPLVEVEAPAPLTVVPPPPVEVVVREPATSSTAASSDGAAASSRVHRCSICHKEFPTGQALGGHKRKHYDGGVGSSAASTAAAAAETSEVGSSGNGSSAARAFDLNLPAVPEFVFRCGKAGKMWEEDEEVQSPLAFKKPRLLMTA